The following proteins come from a genomic window of Paenibacillus spongiae:
- a CDS encoding putative thiazole-containing bacteriocin maturation protein, producing the protein MRLKVNGDTFFLPDSNGGVYFRNNTGSFRMEGDMIDRWIEKLMPVWNGDNSMADLTDGLPEPHRTRVYEIAEVLLNNGFVRDASQDLPHSLTEVVERKFAAQIEFLDSLGGSGAHRFQTYRQANPIVAGSGPIFVSLVAALLESGLPRFRMLITNRATTDRQRIDELTATARLSDSEIEVEEIFQSNDGFLDWPEVVRLADSVLYVAQDAEPGELRALHAACREAKKMLLPAIYLQQAGIAGPLVTTDSDVCFESAWRRIHRSALGDANRLPAVSTTAEAMLANVVVFEWLKTVTGTTASELNGKLFLLNPETLEAEWHSLLPHPLVRGLRPAEPTNPFDLSIEQRTERKETDRLLSYFNRLTSTETGILHRWEEGDSKQLPLSQCRVQAVDPLTEGPAELLPQIVCSGMTHHEARKEAGLAGIEAYVSRLAGVLKLAGPAQPDSASPIESQLHEYVGIGAGETTAEAVIRGLRKCLFEELKIRSESSLPFIYRIKLSKVEDDYCRYCLHALATMRDTPIIGLGQETAGFPVVWVCTNGYWYGGVGVNRTMALRDALRQALMKTQNDAADIQGQILERSSVKVEDVLPQSLTIPSFDESEYGLTLQSVRQILQRSRKRIEVIDLSIEPFMKDELAGVFGVSLREGETH; encoded by the coding sequence ATGCGTTTGAAAGTGAACGGGGACACGTTTTTTCTCCCCGATTCGAACGGAGGCGTCTACTTTCGCAACAATACGGGTTCGTTTCGAATGGAAGGCGACATGATCGATCGGTGGATCGAAAAATTGATGCCCGTGTGGAACGGGGATAATTCCATGGCGGATCTGACGGACGGGCTGCCGGAACCGCACAGGACAAGGGTTTATGAAATTGCGGAAGTACTGCTAAATAACGGCTTTGTCCGGGATGCCAGCCAAGACCTTCCGCACAGCCTAACGGAAGTTGTCGAACGGAAATTTGCCGCTCAGATCGAATTTCTGGATAGTTTGGGCGGTTCGGGCGCTCACCGCTTTCAAACGTATCGCCAGGCAAATCCGATTGTGGCCGGTTCCGGTCCGATCTTCGTCTCGCTCGTTGCGGCCTTGTTGGAATCCGGATTGCCCCGGTTTCGTATGCTGATCACGAACCGGGCGACCACGGATCGCCAGCGAATCGACGAGCTGACAGCGACAGCGCGTTTATCGGACTCCGAGATCGAGGTCGAGGAGATCTTTCAGTCAAATGATGGCTTCCTCGATTGGCCGGAAGTTGTGCGTTTAGCGGATTCCGTCCTATACGTCGCTCAGGATGCCGAACCCGGTGAGCTCAGAGCGCTGCACGCGGCCTGCAGGGAAGCGAAGAAGATGCTTCTGCCTGCCATCTATTTGCAGCAGGCGGGCATAGCAGGGCCGTTGGTAACAACGGATTCCGACGTCTGCTTCGAATCCGCTTGGCGCAGGATTCATCGTTCCGCCCTTGGTGATGCAAACCGGCTGCCTGCCGTCTCAACGACTGCGGAAGCCATGCTCGCGAATGTGGTCGTGTTCGAATGGCTTAAGACCGTTACGGGGACGACGGCTTCGGAATTGAACGGGAAGCTGTTCCTGCTGAATCCGGAAACATTAGAAGCCGAGTGGCATTCGTTGCTTCCCCATCCGCTGGTCAGGGGTCTGCGTCCCGCCGAGCCTACTAATCCGTTCGACCTGTCGATTGAACAGCGTACGGAGCGGAAGGAAACAGACCGTCTCCTCTCCTATTTCAATCGCTTGACTTCGACGGAGACCGGTATTCTCCATCGATGGGAGGAAGGGGACTCGAAGCAGCTTCCGCTCTCGCAGTGTCGCGTCCAGGCAGTCGACCCGCTAACGGAGGGTCCTGCAGAGCTGCTGCCGCAGATCGTCTGCTCGGGGATGACACATCATGAAGCAAGGAAGGAAGCGGGCTTGGCCGGCATCGAGGCGTATGTGTCGCGACTGGCCGGGGTTCTGAAGTTAGCCGGTCCAGCACAGCCGGATTCCGCAAGCCCGATCGAGTCGCAGCTGCATGAATATGTAGGGATTGGAGCGGGAGAGACGACAGCGGAAGCGGTCATTCGCGGACTGCGGAAATGTCTGTTCGAGGAGCTGAAAATCCGTTCCGAATCCAGCTTGCCCTTCATTTATCGAATCAAGCTAAGCAAGGTTGAGGACGATTATTGCCGCTATTGCTTGCACGCATTGGCTACGATGCGAGACACTCCCATAATCGGACTGGGGCAAGAAACGGCGGGTTTCCCAGTCGTCTGGGTCTGTACGAACGGTTACTGGTATGGTGGAGTTGGAGTCAATCGCACGATGGCGCTGCGTGATGCGCTCCGGCAGGCGCTGATGAAAACGCAAAACGATGCAGCGGACATTCAGGGCCAAATCCTGGAGCGATCATCGGTCAAGGTGGAAGATGTCTTGCCCCAAAGTCTGACGATCCCAAGCTTCGATGAGTCGGAATACGGCCTGACGCTGCAGTCCGTCCGGCAGATCCTGCAGAGGAGCCGGAAGCGGATTGAAGTCATTGATTTATCGATAGAACCATTTATGAAGGATGAGCTGGCAGGCGTGTTTGGCGTGTCGCTGCGAGAGGGGGAGACGCATTGA
- a CDS encoding Gfo/Idh/MocA family protein — protein MANKKVKVGLIGLNGIGRNTHLKYLMEMDNVELAGVCDIVKETADAIASSCSTEAYYDHKEMLDRAGLDAIVIAVPHYFHPQIAIDAFERGIHVMTEKPIAVHVNDAKRMIEAYNSAKQQAPELQFGIMFQERTFPYYRKIKDILDSGELGRLTRATWIHTEWFRSQAYYDSGDWRATWAGEGGGILTNQCPHTLDMYQWLLGIPARITGHAHIGKYHDIEVEDEVTAYFEHENGMIGHLIVTTAELPGTNRLEIIGENGKLVYEDRKLIWYKNKMSMLQYSRETTEGFGSIEHERIEVAIDTETPTGHHVVSGKFFERILTGQGELIAEGPEGIRALTIANGIMLSSFQKRTVDVPIDGDAYEAKLQELIQTSKYTKKR, from the coding sequence GTGGCTAACAAAAAGGTGAAAGTCGGTCTGATCGGCCTGAATGGAATCGGGAGAAACACCCATCTGAAATATTTGATGGAAATGGACAACGTCGAGTTGGCAGGGGTCTGCGATATCGTCAAAGAGACAGCGGATGCCATTGCCTCTTCGTGCAGCACCGAAGCCTATTATGATCATAAGGAAATGCTGGACCGTGCAGGACTGGATGCCATCGTCATTGCGGTACCGCATTATTTTCACCCGCAAATCGCCATCGATGCTTTCGAACGCGGCATTCATGTTATGACAGAGAAGCCGATTGCCGTCCATGTCAATGATGCCAAACGAATGATTGAGGCCTACAACAGCGCCAAACAGCAGGCACCCGAGCTGCAGTTCGGCATTATGTTCCAGGAGAGGACCTTTCCTTATTACCGGAAAATCAAAGATATTCTCGATAGCGGAGAGCTCGGCCGTCTGACGCGGGCAACTTGGATTCATACGGAATGGTTCCGCTCCCAAGCCTATTACGACAGCGGAGACTGGAGGGCCACCTGGGCAGGGGAAGGCGGGGGCATCCTGACCAATCAATGCCCGCATACGCTGGACATGTACCAGTGGCTGCTCGGCATTCCGGCCCGCATTACCGGACATGCGCACATCGGCAAATACCACGATATTGAAGTCGAGGATGAGGTAACGGCTTATTTCGAACATGAGAATGGTATGATCGGACATTTGATCGTGACAACCGCCGAGCTGCCCGGTACCAACCGTCTGGAAATCATCGGCGAGAACGGCAAGCTGGTGTACGAGGACCGCAAACTGATTTGGTATAAAAATAAAATGTCTATGCTTCAGTACAGCAGAGAAACAACCGAAGGCTTCGGCAGTATTGAACATGAGCGCATTGAAGTCGCAATAGATACGGAAACGCCTACCGGCCACCATGTCGTCTCCGGGAAGTTTTTCGAACGGATCCTAACCGGGCAGGGAGAGCTGATTGCGGAAGGACCGGAAGGCATACGCGCTCTAACGATCGCGAATGGTATTATGCTATCCTCGTTCCAAAAACGTACGGTTGACGTGCCGATCGACGGAGATGCGTATGAAGCCAAGCTCCAAGAGCTCATCCAGACGTCTAAGTACACGAAAAAAAGGTAG
- a CDS encoding SagB family peptide dehydrogenase, producing MSLMNLDVFLHLLQYDPDKVKPLDWETDWDDAPLPYKLYRGLPLVPLSREVPATLEGRDTTGVPGLRDIGHFLYYAFGLAQLTQTVMERDPSEESGGVLQMCRRFVPSGGGLYPSELYFYLKLSELPAGIYHYDAAHHRLALLREGNFDDYLARSLGDRCDTNDCFGAAFVSTVYWKNFYKYNNFAYRLQGLDAGILIGQLLELAKRFGFSSVVHYQFLDQAVNHLLGLSEQEESVYAVIPLSTVPANRWMSSGYEDEETVSASELCRVLPSVRHDHYIRSRRIAEYPMLLRMSEASRLDSAQLFRQFRKDEQAIPDQASALPLPPVDRLSYDLAAVCRNRFSPETEYILKPIGLSRLAALLREATASFSYRNDLDGAQERPEPRVCLYGCFYGVEDVPDGAYRYDVDAHALQPVCLGDHRQRMQEGMSLPNVNLFQVPLGFHVAGRRNFLHSQLGKRGYRILQMEAGMLVHRLLLTASALGMGGRPLLGFDANSSDTLYQAASRDETGLIFIPVGPFRERLRLAGSMSR from the coding sequence ATGAGTTTGATGAATCTGGACGTTTTTCTTCACCTTCTGCAATATGATCCGGATAAGGTCAAGCCGTTGGATTGGGAGACGGACTGGGATGACGCGCCTCTTCCGTATAAACTTTATCGCGGTCTGCCGCTGGTTCCGCTATCCAGAGAAGTGCCGGCAACGCTCGAAGGCAGGGATACGACCGGTGTGCCGGGCCTTCGCGATATCGGACATTTCCTCTATTACGCATTCGGGCTTGCGCAATTGACCCAAACCGTCATGGAACGGGATCCGTCGGAAGAATCGGGAGGCGTCTTGCAAATGTGCCGGCGCTTCGTTCCTTCCGGGGGCGGGTTGTATCCGAGCGAATTGTACTTCTACCTGAAGCTCAGTGAATTGCCTGCTGGCATATACCATTACGATGCGGCGCATCATCGGTTGGCGTTACTGCGCGAAGGAAATTTCGACGATTATTTGGCGAGATCGCTCGGGGATCGCTGCGACACGAACGATTGCTTCGGCGCCGCGTTCGTATCTACGGTTTACTGGAAAAATTTCTATAAGTACAATAATTTTGCCTACCGGCTGCAGGGACTCGATGCCGGCATTTTGATCGGACAGCTGCTCGAACTCGCGAAACGATTCGGATTTTCGTCTGTCGTGCATTATCAATTTCTTGATCAAGCCGTTAACCATCTGCTTGGACTATCGGAACAAGAGGAGAGCGTGTATGCGGTTATCCCGCTATCGACGGTACCAGCGAACCGGTGGATGTCAAGCGGGTATGAGGATGAGGAGACGGTTTCCGCCTCCGAGCTATGCCGTGTGTTGCCGTCAGTCAGGCATGATCATTACATCAGATCGCGTCGAATCGCAGAATATCCGATGCTGCTTCGGATGAGCGAAGCGTCCCGACTGGATTCGGCGCAATTATTTCGACAGTTCCGGAAGGATGAGCAAGCAATCCCGGATCAGGCGTCTGCACTGCCTCTGCCGCCTGTTGACCGCTTGTCGTATGATTTGGCGGCGGTTTGCCGTAACCGGTTCTCGCCCGAGACGGAATATATCTTGAAGCCGATCGGTCTCTCCCGGCTTGCAGCTTTGCTTCGGGAAGCAACGGCTTCCTTCTCGTATCGCAACGACCTGGATGGAGCGCAGGAGCGGCCGGAACCCCGAGTATGCCTATATGGCTGCTTCTACGGGGTTGAGGACGTTCCGGATGGCGCTTATCGTTATGATGTCGATGCGCATGCGCTGCAGCCGGTCTGTCTTGGCGATCACCGGCAGCGGATGCAGGAGGGAATGTCGCTTCCCAATGTCAATTTGTTTCAAGTACCGCTTGGTTTTCATGTGGCAGGGAGGAGGAATTTCTTGCATTCGCAGCTTGGCAAGCGGGGATACCGCATTCTGCAAATGGAGGCCGGGATGCTCGTACACCGATTATTGCTGACGGCATCCGCCCTCGGGATGGGAGGTCGTCCGCTTCTCGGATTTGACGCCAATTCCAGCGA
- a CDS encoding sugar phosphate isomerase/epimerase family protein, producing the protein MAKVKLTCFADEISADLSEQLNVLEQEGLRHLELRNVWGKNVLSLNDEELLQIRQMLKERGFRISSIASPIGKYPVNEDFEPQLQALNTAIQAANYFETPYIRIFSYHPPANEPITAYREEVLNRLCRLAEIAEQNKVILILENDTNMYGSDDTGTLEIFSNCRYPSLRAAFDPGNYVICGVRPMTDAYPKVYASIDYVHVKDASIEPSQFVPAGVGAGEIPQLLAELKSRGFQGFLSVEPHLQHYLPNASNPERVVAAIRALKSQLDQSGQEWE; encoded by the coding sequence ATGGCTAAAGTAAAACTTACTTGTTTTGCGGATGAGATCTCCGCCGATCTGAGCGAGCAGTTAAATGTGTTGGAGCAGGAAGGGTTGCGACATCTGGAGCTCCGCAACGTTTGGGGCAAAAATGTGCTCAGTCTTAACGACGAAGAATTGCTGCAAATACGCCAAATGTTGAAGGAACGCGGGTTCCGCATATCCTCAATCGCTTCGCCAATCGGCAAATACCCGGTCAATGAGGACTTCGAGCCGCAGTTACAAGCATTGAATACGGCTATACAAGCTGCCAATTATTTCGAGACGCCCTATATTCGAATATTCTCTTATCATCCTCCCGCTAATGAACCGATAACGGCCTATCGGGAAGAAGTACTGAACCGGTTATGCCGTCTTGCCGAGATTGCTGAACAGAACAAGGTCATTCTGATCTTGGAGAATGATACGAATATGTATGGCAGCGATGATACAGGAACGTTGGAAATTTTCTCGAACTGCCGTTATCCTTCGCTTCGCGCGGCTTTTGATCCGGGCAATTACGTGATCTGCGGTGTTCGGCCGATGACCGATGCTTATCCGAAGGTATATGCCTCCATTGACTACGTCCATGTGAAGGATGCCTCCATCGAGCCGAGTCAGTTCGTCCCAGCTGGAGTCGGAGCGGGAGAAATTCCGCAATTATTGGCAGAGTTAAAGTCCCGAGGTTTCCAAGGATTCCTCTCGGTTGAGCCGCATCTGCAGCATTATTTGCCGAATGCCAGCAATCCCGAACGGGTCGTTGCCGCTATTCGCGCTCTTAAGTCTCAATTAGATCAGTCGGGGCAGGAGTGGGAATAG
- a CDS encoding TOMM precursor leader peptide-binding protein yields MSAIVTVIGEGQLAELVSKQLSADNRYRLVRQKKIEFGEAAAGDLALVLNDAWAPSVHLAAEDRFRQSGTPWLRGFVAFGEGIVGPLVRPEGQGCSHCADTRFLLAGSDRRETWDLQQKLALHGGIARDAWASRTGLLQVARLVEAEAVKLLEGLQPMTEGRMFLINLRTMNSSSHFFLPDPLCPICGRLPEDDAETARIALQPSPKISAESYRSRSMDELKNVLAQDYLDARTGFLNGKMVDLISPFADASINLPLFGGDEACAGRTHSYADSEMTAILEGLERYCGLSPHGKRTAVHDSYHNVRSQALDPLRVGIHAKEQYERSDFPFKPFDPERPIDWVWGYSFLQQRPILVPELLAYYSSGCGHGFVYETSNGCALGGSLEEAIFYGMLEVVERDSFLMTWYARLPLPRLDLRSVQDRELRWMTDRLEAVAGYDVHLYKSTMEHGIPSVWALAKNRKELGVNLICAAGAHPDPIRAAKSAIHEVAGMLLTLSEKFEENRQQYERMLHDPYQVVQMEDHSMLYGLKQSEGRLDFLLNDDRPMQTFAEAFEPRGWNVDLTDDLKAMLHVFRQLNLEVIVVDQTTPETRRNGLHCVKVLIPGMLPMTFGQHLIRLTGLDRVLRVPAELSYSREPLTPEQLNPYPHPFP; encoded by the coding sequence TTGAGCGCGATCGTAACGGTCATCGGGGAAGGGCAGCTCGCGGAATTGGTAAGCAAGCAATTGTCTGCCGATAACCGCTATCGGCTGGTTCGGCAGAAGAAGATAGAATTCGGAGAGGCGGCTGCGGGAGACTTGGCGCTGGTATTGAACGATGCATGGGCTCCATCCGTTCATCTTGCTGCGGAGGATCGGTTCCGACAATCGGGAACGCCTTGGCTGCGCGGCTTCGTTGCATTCGGAGAGGGAATTGTCGGTCCGCTTGTTCGTCCGGAGGGGCAAGGATGCTCGCATTGCGCGGACACCCGGTTCCTGCTGGCGGGAAGCGACCGCAGGGAAACGTGGGATTTGCAGCAGAAGCTGGCGTTGCATGGGGGAATAGCCCGGGACGCTTGGGCGTCGCGCACGGGATTATTGCAGGTGGCGCGTCTTGTTGAGGCAGAAGCCGTGAAGCTGCTGGAGGGCTTGCAGCCGATGACGGAAGGTCGGATGTTCTTGATCAATCTGCGTACGATGAATAGCTCGTCGCACTTCTTTCTGCCCGATCCGCTATGTCCGATCTGCGGCCGATTGCCGGAAGACGATGCGGAGACGGCCCGCATTGCGCTGCAGCCAAGCCCGAAAATCAGCGCCGAATCGTATCGCAGCCGTTCGATGGATGAGCTGAAGAATGTGCTGGCCCAAGATTACTTGGATGCCAGGACCGGTTTTCTGAACGGGAAGATGGTTGATCTTATTTCCCCTTTCGCCGATGCGAGCATCAATTTGCCCTTGTTTGGCGGGGATGAGGCTTGCGCTGGTCGGACCCACTCCTATGCGGATAGCGAAATGACGGCCATTCTGGAGGGACTGGAGCGTTATTGCGGCCTGTCTCCCCACGGCAAACGAACCGCCGTTCATGACAGCTATCACAATGTGCGGAGCCAGGCGCTCGATCCTCTACGCGTAGGCATCCATGCGAAGGAACAGTATGAGCGTTCCGACTTTCCGTTCAAACCATTCGATCCCGAGCGGCCGATCGACTGGGTATGGGGCTATTCGTTTCTGCAGCAGCGTCCGATTCTCGTGCCGGAGCTGCTTGCTTATTACAGTTCGGGCTGCGGTCACGGATTCGTCTACGAAACGTCCAATGGCTGCGCGCTTGGCGGCAGTCTGGAGGAAGCGATCTTCTACGGAATGCTGGAAGTGGTGGAGCGAGACTCCTTCCTCATGACCTGGTATGCGCGTCTGCCGCTGCCGCGCCTGGATCTCCGATCGGTGCAGGATCGGGAATTAAGATGGATGACGGATCGTTTGGAGGCCGTCGCGGGCTATGACGTGCATTTATATAAATCGACAATGGAACACGGCATACCGAGTGTGTGGGCGCTCGCGAAAAACAGGAAAGAGCTGGGCGTGAACCTCATTTGCGCGGCGGGTGCCCATCCGGATCCGATCCGAGCAGCGAAGAGCGCGATTCACGAGGTGGCGGGCATGCTGCTTACGCTCAGCGAGAAATTCGAGGAGAACCGTCAGCAGTATGAACGGATGCTTCATGATCCGTACCAGGTCGTTCAGATGGAGGACCACTCCATGCTGTACGGGTTGAAGCAGTCGGAAGGTCGGCTCGATTTTCTGCTGAATGACGATCGCCCGATGCAAACGTTCGCCGAAGCGTTTGAACCGAGGGGCTGGAACGTCGATCTTACCGATGATCTGAAGGCCATGCTGCATGTGTTTCGCCAATTGAATCTTGAAGTGATCGTGGTCGACCAGACGACTCCGGAGACGCGCCGCAACGGGCTGCATTGCGTGAAAGTGCTCATTCCCGGCATGCTGCCAATGACGTTCGGACAACATCTCATCCGATTGACGGGACTGGATAGAGTGCTCAGAGTCCCTGCGGAGCTTTCTTATTCACGGGAGCCCTTGACGCCCGAGCAGCTTAATCCATATCCGCACCCGTTCCCATAA
- a CDS encoding winged helix-turn-helix domain-containing protein has product MNLELNASEYTVTVEGITVKLLPKEFALMRFLYRNRGRTFSREQLLDKVWPLEYPVERTVDDHIYRLRKKLDPFADLEIKTVRGYGYSLVVQIAKNIGETNPTTRDLELHETMRDVIGKYHQYGQGRSMLTLARQQDVLGYELDPFYSVYVRFVQGDLEWLLHTDEVSLDERFYWLLLFYMFTGSPKQRLTYCEQVLKKNLLSPAQHKEMEILNILDLYALAEEPDKAMERLKVSHALIAEPDYENFIPQTAITEMFVHLIAGAEEDELEKMAETIEAEILSAKPFLREIGSYKVVKGIWRLQRQAWLAADDLLEEGLQVLGKSGFVPMKLHALYRINHYCGLFPPIKELKRKYSYIFEEEQERIGLKKLLGSLEATMLNKLNRF; this is encoded by the coding sequence ATGAATCTGGAATTAAACGCAAGTGAATATACAGTGACTGTCGAAGGCATAACGGTAAAACTGCTTCCCAAGGAGTTCGCTCTGATGCGATTTCTTTACCGCAATAGAGGCCGTACATTTAGCCGAGAGCAGCTGTTGGATAAAGTGTGGCCGCTGGAATATCCGGTTGAGCGTACGGTAGATGACCATATATACAGGCTGCGTAAGAAGCTAGACCCGTTTGCAGATCTGGAGATTAAGACGGTCCGGGGATATGGCTATAGCCTGGTTGTGCAGATTGCAAAGAACATAGGGGAAACGAACCCGACCACCCGGGACTTGGAGCTGCATGAGACGATGCGGGATGTAATTGGGAAATACCACCAATATGGCCAGGGCCGTTCGATGCTGACCCTTGCACGCCAACAAGACGTGCTTGGGTATGAGTTGGACCCGTTTTATTCCGTCTATGTCCGTTTTGTACAAGGAGACCTGGAATGGCTGCTACATACAGACGAGGTTTCGCTGGACGAGCGCTTCTATTGGCTGCTGTTGTTCTATATGTTCACAGGGAGCCCGAAGCAGAGGCTGACATACTGCGAGCAAGTGCTTAAGAAGAATTTGTTGTCTCCCGCACAGCACAAAGAAATGGAGATTCTCAATATTCTTGACTTGTATGCGCTAGCGGAAGAGCCCGATAAAGCGATGGAACGCTTGAAGGTAAGTCACGCCTTGATTGCCGAACCGGATTATGAGAATTTCATACCGCAAACGGCCATTACGGAGATGTTTGTTCACTTGATTGCAGGAGCGGAGGAGGACGAGTTGGAGAAGATGGCGGAAACGATTGAAGCCGAGATTCTGTCCGCCAAGCCTTTTCTACGTGAGATCGGCAGTTACAAGGTGGTCAAGGGAATTTGGCGGTTGCAGCGTCAAGCATGGCTTGCAGCGGATGATCTGCTGGAGGAGGGACTCCAAGTGCTGGGCAAGTCAGGCTTTGTGCCGATGAAGCTGCATGCCCTGTACCGTATTAATCATTATTGCGGCTTGTTTCCTCCGATAAAAGAATTGAAGCGGAAATATTCATATATTTTTGAAGAAGAACAGGAGCGGATTGGCCTCAAAAAGCTGTTAGGATCGTTAGAAGCAACGATGCTGAACAAGTTAAACCGTTTCTGA
- a CDS encoding MFS transporter codes for MSAAQQAERASLLRNNVYMRVYSAFAAATLGDWFDMLAIQVIVGYRWQAGPLMLALIPVANALPSILLGSVAGVAADRLNKLKLMRICDLLTAVLTLLVLLAPTMLWLLSLLMLRAAISTLNVPAQQSLTRSIVREDQLLQAASLNGIVNQGSKIAGPLLGGFALSLLSPQWCILLCACFRLGSYLLLLTVKNAEAGVGMIAPEGERSFAPALEQRVPLRTMWKEGWSFILHSRLLLTTMLFGLTGALAIQMIDFQFTSLFRAVAPNQESLLGWMVSASGAGAIISIIALNNMNRTEGYGWKFGSGYTLIGISVGGLGLLPAGVSVLPVMVLGFVLGIGNGMFMVTFNYCLQKETPSHMTGRVFGIQSTLLGLVMIGAPLLGGGLVQVTGPARTFLNLGFVITVIGLVGMLFGRVLWPAPNEGLKSNSAVKQTTGDHVI; via the coding sequence ATGTCAGCTGCACAACAAGCAGAAAGAGCAAGCCTGCTTCGTAACAACGTTTACATGCGCGTATATAGCGCCTTTGCCGCTGCAACCTTAGGCGACTGGTTTGACATGTTGGCCATCCAGGTGATTGTGGGTTATCGTTGGCAGGCCGGACCGCTGATGTTAGCCCTGATTCCGGTCGCGAACGCTCTTCCAAGTATCCTGCTAGGCTCGGTTGCGGGTGTCGCTGCCGACCGGCTGAACAAGTTGAAGCTAATGCGTATTTGCGATTTGCTAACAGCAGTCCTGACCTTGCTGGTGTTATTAGCTCCAACTATGTTATGGCTGCTTTCTCTGCTTATGTTACGCGCGGCAATCTCTACGTTAAATGTGCCCGCACAGCAGTCGTTGACACGCAGCATCGTCAGGGAGGATCAACTGCTTCAGGCTGCCTCACTCAACGGAATCGTGAACCAAGGCTCCAAAATCGCAGGTCCTTTACTAGGCGGATTCGCTTTGTCCCTCCTGTCTCCGCAGTGGTGCATTTTGTTATGTGCCTGCTTCAGGCTGGGGTCTTATTTGCTGCTGCTCACCGTCAAGAATGCAGAGGCGGGAGTCGGCATGATAGCACCTGAAGGGGAGCGCTCGTTCGCGCCTGCGCTGGAGCAGCGGGTTCCGCTGCGTACCATGTGGAAGGAAGGCTGGAGCTTCATCTTGCACAGCCGATTACTGCTGACCACCATGCTGTTCGGGTTAACCGGGGCGCTCGCAATCCAGATGATCGATTTTCAGTTCACCAGCCTCTTCCGTGCTGTTGCTCCGAATCAGGAATCTTTGCTCGGCTGGATGGTGTCGGCATCTGGTGCTGGTGCCATAATCAGCATAATAGCGCTGAACAACATGAACCGTACAGAGGGATACGGTTGGAAGTTTGGAAGCGGTTATACGTTGATCGGAATATCCGTCGGAGGACTTGGTTTGCTCCCTGCCGGGGTATCCGTGCTGCCCGTAATGGTACTTGGGTTCGTTCTTGGCATCGGAAACGGCATGTTCATGGTTACATTCAACTATTGCTTGCAGAAAGAAACGCCATCGCATATGACAGGCCGTGTGTTCGGGATTCAGAGCACGCTCCTAGGGCTTGTGATGATTGGAGCGCCGCTGCTTGGGGGGGGGCTAGTACAAGTTACCGGTCCCGCACGTACCTTCCTGAATTTGGGCTTTGTAATTACCGTGATCGGTCTGGTGGGCATGTTGTTCGGAAGGGTGCTATGGCCTGCACCCAATGAAGGGTTGAAAAGCAATAGCGCTGTGAAACAGACAACGGGGGATCATGTAATCTGA